The DNA sequence TGTGTTCAGATTTGTGCTAACGTTTTGTGCTAGCACCTTGGAACACGTTACAAACGACTGGTAGAACAAGTCCATCCTCTTGCAAGTTTTTTTTTACAGAAGCAGCAAGGTTGGCACTGTGCCGTGTAAATCAAACCAGCACACAGAAAGCAGGCTTGACCAAACCTGTACTTTGCCTCTCCTGTTCCCACTAGCCGTCTGTCAGCCAAAGGTCCTGCACTGATCCGCTAACCTCATCACCCACCACGTGCGAGTTTCCCGACCCCTCTACCCAAACACCGGTGCGTGATACGAGTAGACCCACGCCACCTGATGAACCTAGCACAGCTGCTTTTCATGCAAACATGGGTGGCTCTAAAAAGAGCCTTTAGATCGCCTGCTTAATAAACGTATGCCTTAAGCCCGCTCCCCGCGGATGCGGCGGGCCAACTGGATGTCCTTGGGCATGATGGTCACCCGCTTGGCGTGGATGGCGCACAGGTTGGTGTCTTCGAACAGCCCCACCAGGTAGGCCTCGCTCGCCTCCTGCAGCGCCATCACGGCCGAGCTCTGGAAGCGAAGGTCCGTCTTGAAGTCCTGCGCGATCTCGCGCACCAGCCGCTGGAACGGCAGCTTGCGGATCAGCAGCTCGGTGGACTTCTGGTAGCGCCGGATCTCCCGCAGGGCCACGGTGCCCGGCCGGTAGCGGTGCGGCTTCTTCACGCCGCCCGTGGCCGGCGCGCTCTTGCGGGCCGCCTTGGTGGCCAGCTGCTTCCGCGGGGCCTTGCCGCCGGTCGACTTGCGGGCGGTCTGCTTAGTACGGGCCATGGTCTGTCACCGATGTTTTTGAAGGAGCCTAGGCAGTCTTATTTATAGACATAGCCTTGCCTTGATTGGGCCAGAAAATCTAGGAATTTTCAGAATTGTGATCTCATTGGCTGAGACTCAATGCTATTTACTGGTGGAAGACTGTTATGCTAATCTCTTATTACTTCCCTATTCCCTTACTCCTAAAATCTTATGGATcagatgtttttctcctttttagacCTTTCCTTTAAATTGGTATGGATTTTGTAAGAGCAATTTATGAAGTGTTTTGCATGCTtgagatttgtattttaatagaTTCTGTCCAAATACAAGCGTGCCCTCTCATGAACTAGGTTTCAGCCTGTGTTTATTTAGCGCCTGGCATCGTGCTGAGCGCATTAGATGCATTACATTATGACTGAGGTTCAACAAACTGTGTAGTTGAAGAAACCAAAAATTGATCTTATATTTACCTGATTTCGGACCTCCGCCAAAGCCGAGCGCTGACCGGTACCAACTTGGAGTGGAGCCTTCTGCCTTTCTTCAGCCTGTTCCGCCTGGAATGCGGTTCCCTCTTCAATCCATCAATGGGCAATTAAGTCCTAGAATCCAAATGCTTCTAAGTCAaggaagataagacctgaaataattaatttctcctttacaATGGTGAATAGTTTCTGAATAGTCAATTGCCTATCTGTCCAAACAAAATTTCAAGGCAAACAAATTATTTGTTGATTACTGAGTTGCCGCCATATTTTCTTCAATAGTTTTCTAATGCTTAAAAGTTTCATATCTTTTCTGTTGTCTATGAGGAAATTGAAGGTCCTTTACCTTTCAGTTATTTCATATGCTTTGAAGTATTGCTCAGAAAATTGAATGTCATAAAACAACAGTTATGTAGGGTTGCCAatacttaaaattaatataaaacttAATcgtatgcccattttattgaaaaaGCATTGCATCCAAACCCTACAAAAACTCAAACCTGAGAACAAAAGCACGCCCAAGAGGCTTAAAACTTACCTTGATGGAGTCAATGAGTGATCATCTTCCtgctgaaatgaaaataacatgaaaGTAACTTTGAGGGGATTTTCTGAACACTAAACACGTGTAGAAACTTACCCTTCTGTCTTCAAGAGTCCCCTTGGGCAGCAGCAATCTCCTGCTCCAGGGAGAAGATCTAAAATGTCCTGCAAGTGTAACTGCTGTGAACAACTGTTACCCCTTCCTGTGCTGGTTTTGTAATAATGCCTCACAcatatacttatacatatataatgtatgtacatatataatgtaatgtatatattataatactaggtatttaaaaattcttctacatacactatctcatttaatctcaacTCTGTGAAATAGATGCTGTTttgctcatttcacagataaagaaactgagtgTCAAAGAAATCATAGCTTGTCCCAGATAAGTAACAAGGCCTGCGTGAAAGTTTCTTTCACCAGAAATAATATTCtaaagtgaaagaataaaattatagtGGATTTCCAGTTTCATCAGGCTTGGGGTAGATTTTAAAGCACTAGAGAATTTTCCCATCATGcaatcaaatcaatcaatgtttcTTGAACTTCTCCACTAAATTATTCCCATCAAAAGAGGAAACTACCCTATGGGGTCTGGATGACAACCCAAAGCAGCCCATCCGAGGGTCACAtttctttgcaattttctttctttctttctttttcttaaggtaTGCACTCTTGGCCATGATGTATGAATCTGTTCatctaaataagaaaaagattctcAAACTCTATGTTTAAATAGAATTCAACAGTCATGggatttattttacctttacaaTATAGAGCAT is a window from the Equus quagga isolate Etosha38 unplaced genomic scaffold, UCLA_HA_Equagga_1.0 HiC_scaffold_4666_RagTag, whole genome shotgun sequence genome containing:
- the LOC124232329 gene encoding histone H3, producing the protein MARTKQTARKSTGGKAPRKQLATKAARKSAPATGGVKKPHRYRPGTVALREIRRYQKSTELLIRKLPFQRLVREIAQDFKTDLRFQSSAVMALQEASEAYLVGLFEDTNLCAIHAKRVTIMPKDIQLARRIRGERA